A genomic window from Prunus persica cultivar Lovell chromosome G2, Prunus_persica_NCBIv2, whole genome shotgun sequence includes:
- the LOC18786145 gene encoding TMV resistance protein N isoform X1: protein MITEGVSSPSSSSSFTHPWRYDVFLSFRGTDTRYSFIDHLYGALQQKGINAFMDDELCRGEKIWPSLSKAIQESNISVIVFSENYASSTWCLDELVHILSCKESKQQIVWPIFYKVDPSDVRNQRGSFGEALAHHEHKFKNDIGKVLRWRAALREASNFSGWSFLEGYESKFIHDIVGEISAKVLNCLHLNVAEYPVGIQDRLRDLNVLINVEKNDVHMVGIWGTGGIGKTTIAKAVHNSIVYRFEGSCFLANVRENSIRDGGMVKLQNTLLFEILRDKKLKITNVDKGINVIKKMLSHRKVLLILDDVSHLDQLKKLAGGCDWFGSGSRIIITTRDKHLLLAHQVNLIYKVKELYLDEAIQLFSWNAFGRNGHMVDHGKVKRVVLHYADGLPLALTVFGSLLCGRSEEQWQDALDSYKRVPNHEIHEILKISYNSLEDSVKEVFLDIACFFKGKSRSYVIEVLESCELNPKYGIEVLIEKALITIENNLLWMHDLIEEMGKEIVRQESPTEPGKRSRLWFPEDVYHVLTENTGTDKVKGIVVQCPKSDDIRLNATSFSKMKNLKLFINCNARLFGDVEYLPNELMFLDWPGCPLQSFPANFNPKKLFKLNMPRSHLTRLGEGLKNLQKLRSINLDHCEFLTEIADFSGIPNLEYLNLNYCTSLVEVHPSVGFLDKLVHLSLHKCSNLTIFPRRMWLKSLEILHFEGCRRLNFFPEIVGLMEFLRCIILIGTAIKKLPSSVGFFTGLEELNLYDSPNLTNLPSNIYELQNLRYLFLDDCPQLITFPHNMNFEVSWIGKSLPLVLPKLLKFRMGGCNLSQSGFLATLDCASTLQELDLSGSNFVTLPSCISKFVNLWELKLCCCKWLLEIPELPSKLSWVDVSDCISLERFSKLSTILEHNELGELECMDLFNCRRLCDNLGYDAAKMEGVLLNQVSSENTNFEILLPGSEVPKWFSCWKEVNFIYESLVDYPLGWKPICELSIEIPRNLKWEHMGLALCAVFEIITQSKSADYCFRAEISMNGEVHFYSRETESAHVWLKYVPLQIKPCPCVKLHARRCEVKFYCSGSSGSMLFKSCGVHLVYKQDGGDVTAVNDTDLQEQWLSLPLEPMYPQKRRKKSISMEEQPSSNREKLVYHGNSKTVLFP, encoded by the exons ATGATCACTGAGGGAGTCTCTTccccttcttcatcttcttcctttacCCATCCATGGCGTTACGATGTCTTCTTGAGTTTTAGAGGTACGGATACCCGCTACAGTTTCATAGACCATCTCTACGGTGCTTTGCAACAGAAGGGAATTAATGCCTTCATGGACGATGAGCTTTGCAGAGGGGAAAAAATATGGCCATCACTTTCCAAAGCAATTCAAGAGTCAAATATTTCTGTCATCGTATTCTCTGAAAACTACGCATCCTCGACGTGGTGCTTGGATGAACTTGTTCACATCCTAAGTTGTAAAGAGTCAAAGCAACAAATAGTTTGGCCAATTTTTTACAAAGTAGATCCCTCGGATGTGCGAAATCAGAGAGGTAGTTTTGGAGAAGCACTTGCTCATCATGAACATAAATTTAAGAATGATATCGGGAAGGTGCTGCGATGGAGGGCAGCTCTTAGGGAAGCATCAAACTTTTCTGGGTGGTCTTTCTTGGAAGG GTATGAATCTAAATTCATCCATGACATCGTTGGGGAGATTTCAGCAAAAGTATTGAATTGTCTGCATTTGAATGTGGCTGAATACCCAGTTGGAATACAGGATCGTCTGCGAGATTTGAATGTGCTTATAAATGTTGAGAAAAACGATGTTCACATGGTAGGAATTTGGGGGACTGGTGGAATTGGTAAGACCACAATTGCTAAAGCTGTTCATAATTCAATTGTCTATAGATTTGAAGGTAGCTGTTTTTTGGCAAATGTTAGAGAAAATTCCATCAGAGATGGAGGCATGGTTAAACTACAAAACACTCTTCTTTTTGAGATTTTAAGggataaaaaattgaagataaCCAATGTTGATAAAGGAATCAATGTGATAAAGAAAATGTTAAGCCATAGAAAAGTTCTCTTAATTCTTGATGACGTGAGTCACCTGGACCAGTTAAAGAAACTAGCTGGAGGGTGTGATTGGTTCGGTTCAGGAAGTAGAATTATCATAACAACAAGAGATAAGCATTTGTTATTGGCTCATCAAGTTAATCTAATATACAAGGTCAAGGAATTATATCTTGACGAAGCTATCCAACTATTCAGTTGGAATGCCTTTGGAAGAAATGGACATATGGTTGATCATGGGAAAGTGAAAAGGGTAGTACTACACTACGCTGATGGCCTTCCATTAGCTCTGACAGTTTTTGGTTCCCTTTTATGCGGCAGAAGCGAAGAGCAATGGCAAGATGCGTTAGACAGTTACAAAAGAGTTCCAAACCATGAGATTCAtgaaattctcaaaataaGTTACAACAGTTTGGAAGATTCCGTGAAAGAAGTTTTCCTTGACATTGCATGCTTCTTTAAAGGTAAAAGTAGAAGCTATGTGATAGAAGTACTAGAAAGTTGTGAGCTCAACCCTAAGTATGGTATTGAAGTACTCATAGAAAAGGCCCTCATAACTATTGAGAATAACCTTCTTTGGATGCATGACTTGATTGAAGAAATGGGTAAAGAAATAGTTCGCCAGGAGTCGCCCACTGAGCCTGGCAAGCGTAGTAGATTGTGGTTTCCTGAGGATGTTTATCACGTTCTGACAGAAAACACA GGAACAGACAAAGTTAAAGGAATCGTGGTACAATGCCCCAAATCAGACGACATTCGATTGAATGCTACAAGcttttcaaaaatgaaaaatcttaAACTGTTTATTAATTGTAATGCACGGCTTTTTGGAGATGTTGAATATCTCCCTAATGAGTTGATGTTCCTTGATTGGCCTGGATGTCCATTGCAATCTTTTCCAGCCAATTTCAATCCAAAGAAACTGTTTAAGCTCAATATGCCTCGCAGCCATCTGACACGACTAGGGGAGGGATTGAAG AATTTGCAAAAGCTGAGGTCTATAAATTTAGATCATTGTGAATTCCTGACAGAAATCGCCGACTTCTCTGGGATCCCAAATTTAGAGTACTTAAATCTGAATTACTGTACAAGTTTAGTTGAGGTACATCCTTCTGTCGGATTCCTTGATAAACTTGTTCACTTGAGTCTTCATAAATGCTCTAATCTTACGATTTTTCCAAGAAGGATGTGGTTGAAATCTTTGGAAATTCTTCATTTTGAAGGTTGCAgaagattaaatttttttccagaaattgTGGGTTTGATGGAGTTCTTAAGATGTATAATTCTAATAGGCactgcaataaaaaaattgccGTCATCAGTTGGATTTTTCACTGGCCTAGAAGAATTAAATCTATATGATTCTCCCAACCTCACAAATCTGCCAAGCAACATCTATGAGTTGCAAAATCTTAGGTATCTTTTTCTCGACGACTGCCCACAACTTATTACATTTCCACATAATATGAACTTTGAAGTTTCATGGATTGGGAAATCACTTCCTTTGGTGCTTCCCAAGCTATTGAAATTTCGTATGGGAGGATGCAATTTATCACAAAGCGGTTTCCTTGCAACGCTTGATTGTGCGTCCACATTACAAGAACTTGATCTATCAGGAAGCAACTTTGTTACTCTTCCCTCATGCATTAGTAAGTTTGTCAACTTGTGGGAGCTTAAATTGTGTTGCTGCAAGTGGCTTTTAGAAATTCCAGAACTTCCATCAAAGTTAAGTTGGGTAGATGTAAGTGATTGCATATCATTAGAaagattttcaaaattatcaaCCATATTGGAACACAATGAGTTAGGAGAGCTCGAGTGCATGGATTTGTTCAATTGCCGTAGACTATGTGACAATCTGGGTTATGATGCAGCTAAGATGGAAGGCGTATTACTGAATCAG GTCTCCTCTGAAAACACCAACTTTGAAATTTTACTACCAGGCAGTGAAGTTCCGAAGTGGTTCAGTTGCTGGAAAGAGGTCAATTTTATATATGAATCTCTTGTCGACTACCCTCTAGGTTGGAAACCAATATGTGAACTTTCAATTGAAATCCCAAGAAATTTGAAATGGGAACACATGGGATTGGCTCTATGTGCTGTTTTTGAAATAATAACACAAAGTAAATCTGCTGATTATTGTTTTCGAGCTGAAATTTCAATGAATGGTGAAGTTCATTTTTATTCAAGAGAGACAGAGTCAGCTCATGTGTGGCTCAAGTACGTTCCATTACAAATCAAGCCGTGTCCGTGTGTGAAACTTCATGCCAGGAGGTGCGaagttaaattttattgtagtGGCAGCTCAGGGTCGATGTTATTTAAAAGTTGTGGAGTTCACCTAGTATACAAGCAAGATGGTGGTGACGTCACGGCAGTGAATGACACCGATCTGCAAGAGCAGTGGCTTTCTTTGCCTTTGGAACCAATGTATCCTCAAAAACGGCGGAAGAAGAGTATATCTATGGAGGAGCAACCATCTTCAAATAgagaaaaacttgtatatCACGggaatagcaaaacagtgttattCCCATGA
- the LOC18786145 gene encoding TMV resistance protein N isoform X2 has product MITEGVSSPSSSSSFTHPWRYDVFLSFRGTDTRYSFIDHLYGALQQKGINAFMDDELCRGEKIWPSLSKAIQESNISVIVFSENYASSTWCLDELVHILSCKESKQQIVWPIFYKVDPSDVRNQRGSFGEALAHHEHKFKNDIGKVLRWRAALREASNFSGWSFLEGYESKFIHDIVGEISAKVLNCLHLNVAEYPVGIQDRLRDLNVLINVEKNDVHMVGIWGTGGIGKTTIAKAVHNSIVYRFEGSCFLANVRENSIRDGGMVKLQNTLLFEILRDKKLKITNVDKGINVIKKMLSHRKVLLILDDVSHLDQLKKLAGGCDWFGSGSRIIITTRDKHLLLAHQVNLIYKVKELYLDEAIQLFSWNAFGRNGHMVDHGKVKRVVLHYADGLPLALTVFGSLLCGRSEEQWQDALDSYKRVPNHEIHEILKISYNSLEDSVKEVFLDIACFFKEMGKEIVRQESPTEPGKRSRLWFPEDVYHVLTENTGTDKVKGIVVQCPKSDDIRLNATSFSKMKNLKLFINCNARLFGDVEYLPNELMFLDWPGCPLQSFPANFNPKKLFKLNMPRSHLTRLGEGLKNLQKLRSINLDHCEFLTEIADFSGIPNLEYLNLNYCTSLVEVHPSVGFLDKLVHLSLHKCSNLTIFPRRMWLKSLEILHFEGCRRLNFFPEIVGLMEFLRCIILIGTAIKKLPSSVGFFTGLEELNLYDSPNLTNLPSNIYELQNLRYLFLDDCPQLITFPHNMNFEVSWIGKSLPLVLPKLLKFRMGGCNLSQSGFLATLDCASTLQELDLSGSNFVTLPSCISKFVNLWELKLCCCKWLLEIPELPSKLSWVDVSDCISLERFSKLSTILEHNELGELECMDLFNCRRLCDNLGYDAAKMEGVLLNQVSSENTNFEILLPGSEVPKWFSCWKEVNFIYESLVDYPLGWKPICELSIEIPRNLKWEHMGLALCAVFEIITQSKSADYCFRAEISMNGEVHFYSRETESAHVWLKYVPLQIKPCPCVKLHARRCEVKFYCSGSSGSMLFKSCGVHLVYKQDGGDVTAVNDTDLQEQWLSLPLEPMYPQKRRKKSISMEEQPSSNREKLVYHGNSKTVLFP; this is encoded by the exons ATGATCACTGAGGGAGTCTCTTccccttcttcatcttcttcctttacCCATCCATGGCGTTACGATGTCTTCTTGAGTTTTAGAGGTACGGATACCCGCTACAGTTTCATAGACCATCTCTACGGTGCTTTGCAACAGAAGGGAATTAATGCCTTCATGGACGATGAGCTTTGCAGAGGGGAAAAAATATGGCCATCACTTTCCAAAGCAATTCAAGAGTCAAATATTTCTGTCATCGTATTCTCTGAAAACTACGCATCCTCGACGTGGTGCTTGGATGAACTTGTTCACATCCTAAGTTGTAAAGAGTCAAAGCAACAAATAGTTTGGCCAATTTTTTACAAAGTAGATCCCTCGGATGTGCGAAATCAGAGAGGTAGTTTTGGAGAAGCACTTGCTCATCATGAACATAAATTTAAGAATGATATCGGGAAGGTGCTGCGATGGAGGGCAGCTCTTAGGGAAGCATCAAACTTTTCTGGGTGGTCTTTCTTGGAAGG GTATGAATCTAAATTCATCCATGACATCGTTGGGGAGATTTCAGCAAAAGTATTGAATTGTCTGCATTTGAATGTGGCTGAATACCCAGTTGGAATACAGGATCGTCTGCGAGATTTGAATGTGCTTATAAATGTTGAGAAAAACGATGTTCACATGGTAGGAATTTGGGGGACTGGTGGAATTGGTAAGACCACAATTGCTAAAGCTGTTCATAATTCAATTGTCTATAGATTTGAAGGTAGCTGTTTTTTGGCAAATGTTAGAGAAAATTCCATCAGAGATGGAGGCATGGTTAAACTACAAAACACTCTTCTTTTTGAGATTTTAAGggataaaaaattgaagataaCCAATGTTGATAAAGGAATCAATGTGATAAAGAAAATGTTAAGCCATAGAAAAGTTCTCTTAATTCTTGATGACGTGAGTCACCTGGACCAGTTAAAGAAACTAGCTGGAGGGTGTGATTGGTTCGGTTCAGGAAGTAGAATTATCATAACAACAAGAGATAAGCATTTGTTATTGGCTCATCAAGTTAATCTAATATACAAGGTCAAGGAATTATATCTTGACGAAGCTATCCAACTATTCAGTTGGAATGCCTTTGGAAGAAATGGACATATGGTTGATCATGGGAAAGTGAAAAGGGTAGTACTACACTACGCTGATGGCCTTCCATTAGCTCTGACAGTTTTTGGTTCCCTTTTATGCGGCAGAAGCGAAGAGCAATGGCAAGATGCGTTAGACAGTTACAAAAGAGTTCCAAACCATGAGATTCAtgaaattctcaaaataaGTTACAACAGTTTGGAAGATTCCGTGAAAGAAGTTTTCCTTGACATTGCATGCTTCTTTAAAG AAATGGGTAAAGAAATAGTTCGCCAGGAGTCGCCCACTGAGCCTGGCAAGCGTAGTAGATTGTGGTTTCCTGAGGATGTTTATCACGTTCTGACAGAAAACACA GGAACAGACAAAGTTAAAGGAATCGTGGTACAATGCCCCAAATCAGACGACATTCGATTGAATGCTACAAGcttttcaaaaatgaaaaatcttaAACTGTTTATTAATTGTAATGCACGGCTTTTTGGAGATGTTGAATATCTCCCTAATGAGTTGATGTTCCTTGATTGGCCTGGATGTCCATTGCAATCTTTTCCAGCCAATTTCAATCCAAAGAAACTGTTTAAGCTCAATATGCCTCGCAGCCATCTGACACGACTAGGGGAGGGATTGAAG AATTTGCAAAAGCTGAGGTCTATAAATTTAGATCATTGTGAATTCCTGACAGAAATCGCCGACTTCTCTGGGATCCCAAATTTAGAGTACTTAAATCTGAATTACTGTACAAGTTTAGTTGAGGTACATCCTTCTGTCGGATTCCTTGATAAACTTGTTCACTTGAGTCTTCATAAATGCTCTAATCTTACGATTTTTCCAAGAAGGATGTGGTTGAAATCTTTGGAAATTCTTCATTTTGAAGGTTGCAgaagattaaatttttttccagaaattgTGGGTTTGATGGAGTTCTTAAGATGTATAATTCTAATAGGCactgcaataaaaaaattgccGTCATCAGTTGGATTTTTCACTGGCCTAGAAGAATTAAATCTATATGATTCTCCCAACCTCACAAATCTGCCAAGCAACATCTATGAGTTGCAAAATCTTAGGTATCTTTTTCTCGACGACTGCCCACAACTTATTACATTTCCACATAATATGAACTTTGAAGTTTCATGGATTGGGAAATCACTTCCTTTGGTGCTTCCCAAGCTATTGAAATTTCGTATGGGAGGATGCAATTTATCACAAAGCGGTTTCCTTGCAACGCTTGATTGTGCGTCCACATTACAAGAACTTGATCTATCAGGAAGCAACTTTGTTACTCTTCCCTCATGCATTAGTAAGTTTGTCAACTTGTGGGAGCTTAAATTGTGTTGCTGCAAGTGGCTTTTAGAAATTCCAGAACTTCCATCAAAGTTAAGTTGGGTAGATGTAAGTGATTGCATATCATTAGAaagattttcaaaattatcaaCCATATTGGAACACAATGAGTTAGGAGAGCTCGAGTGCATGGATTTGTTCAATTGCCGTAGACTATGTGACAATCTGGGTTATGATGCAGCTAAGATGGAAGGCGTATTACTGAATCAG GTCTCCTCTGAAAACACCAACTTTGAAATTTTACTACCAGGCAGTGAAGTTCCGAAGTGGTTCAGTTGCTGGAAAGAGGTCAATTTTATATATGAATCTCTTGTCGACTACCCTCTAGGTTGGAAACCAATATGTGAACTTTCAATTGAAATCCCAAGAAATTTGAAATGGGAACACATGGGATTGGCTCTATGTGCTGTTTTTGAAATAATAACACAAAGTAAATCTGCTGATTATTGTTTTCGAGCTGAAATTTCAATGAATGGTGAAGTTCATTTTTATTCAAGAGAGACAGAGTCAGCTCATGTGTGGCTCAAGTACGTTCCATTACAAATCAAGCCGTGTCCGTGTGTGAAACTTCATGCCAGGAGGTGCGaagttaaattttattgtagtGGCAGCTCAGGGTCGATGTTATTTAAAAGTTGTGGAGTTCACCTAGTATACAAGCAAGATGGTGGTGACGTCACGGCAGTGAATGACACCGATCTGCAAGAGCAGTGGCTTTCTTTGCCTTTGGAACCAATGTATCCTCAAAAACGGCGGAAGAAGAGTATATCTATGGAGGAGCAACCATCTTCAAATAgagaaaaacttgtatatCACGggaatagcaaaacagtgttattCCCATGA
- the LOC18787346 gene encoding probable carboxylesterase 15 — MVCQKVVVNEVSGWLRVFDDGSVDRTWTGPPQVQFMTEPVPPHDEFIDGVATRDVFVNKNLRLRIYLPETNPEDETKLPIILHLHGGGFCISQADWYMYYHMYTRLARSAKAICVSVYLRLAPEHRLPAPVNDGFSALLWLRSLAQGESYEPWLINHGDFNRVFLIGDSSGGNLVHEVAARAGKADLSPLRLAGGIPIHPGFVRAVRSRSELEQPESPMLTIDMVDKFLSLALPVGSTKDHPITCPMGYGAPDLDSLKLPPFLLCIAERDMIIDTEMEYYEAMKKAKKEVELLISPGMSHSFYLNKIAVDMDPQTAAQTEGLISGITEFVNKH, encoded by the coding sequence ATGGTCTGCCAGAAAGTAGTTGTCAATGAAGTGTCCGGTTGGCTTAGAGTCTTCGACGACGGCTCAGTCGACCGAACATGGACTGGACCTCCTCAGGTCCAGTTCATGACTGAGCCCGTCCCACCCCATGACGAATTCATTGACGGAGTTGCAACCCGTGATGTTTTCGTCAACAAAAACCTCCGCCTACGAATTTATCTGCCGGAAACAAACCCTGAGGACGAGACCAAGCTGCCCATAATACTTCACCTCCATGGAGGAGGCTTTTGCATAAGCCAAGCTGACTGGTACATGTACTACCACATGTACACCAGGCTTGCTCGCTCCGCCAAAGCCATCTGTGTCTCCGTCTACCTAAGGCTGGCGCCCGAGCACCGCCTCCCTGCTCCCGTGAACGACGGCTTCTCTGCTCTTCTCTGGCTCCGTTCCCTCGCTCAAGGAGAGTCATACGAGCCGTGGCTGATCAATCACGGCGACTTTAACCGTGTTTTTCTTATAGGAGACAGCTCAGGCGGTAACCTCGTGCATGAAGTTGCCGCCCGAGCTGGGAAGGCGGATTTGAGTCCGCTAAGGCTAGCGGGCGGGATTCCGATCCACCCGGGTTTTGTTCGGGCAGTGAGGAGCAGGTCGGAGTTGGAGCAGCCAGAGTCGCCTATGCTTACCATTGACATGGTGGACAAGTTTCTGAGCTTGGCATTGCCGGTGGGGTCCACAAAGGACCATCCGATAACTTGTCCAATGGGTTATGGAGCACCGGATTTGGATAGCCTGAAGCTGCCTCCGTTTCTTCTTTGTATTGCAGAGAGGGACATGATTATAGACACAGAGATGGAGTACTATGAGGCCATGAAGAAGGCTAAGAAGGAGGTGGAGCTTTTGATCAGTCCTGGAATGTCTCATAGTTTTTATCTTAACAAGATTGCTGTGGATATGGACCCACAAACAGCTGCCCAAACTGAGGGGCTTATTTCTGGGATCACAGAGTTCGTCAATAAGCATTGA